A genomic window from Streptomyces broussonetiae includes:
- a CDS encoding IS110 family RNA-guided transposase: MILIGVDPHKSSHTAVAVDAAGHQVAQRRFVVNAGTFRQLMGWCEQWPDRRFAIEGAGGLGRSLAQQLAAAGENVVDVPSTLSARARLLATGGDRKTDAKDALHVAQVALFRPDLRPVTREDQTTILRLLTERRDDLVHERTRVLNRLHAVLRDLLPGGAPTALSADKAAALMKGIRPLTATDNCRRDIARDLLADLRRLDRQVKDNEAEMREAVAATRTTLTALPGLGTVLAAKVIGHIGDISRFPTEHHFASYTGSAPLDASSGNNVRHRLNTGGNRALNSVLHTIAVCQIRGGGRGQDYYLRKISEGKTPSEARRALKRRLSNVVYRIMKRDHRNHLAQAA; this comes from the coding sequence GTGATCCTGATCGGTGTCGATCCCCATAAGTCGTCCCACACCGCCGTCGCAGTTGACGCCGCAGGCCATCAGGTGGCCCAGCGCCGGTTCGTCGTCAATGCCGGAACCTTCCGCCAGCTGATGGGCTGGTGCGAGCAGTGGCCCGACCGTCGTTTCGCGATCGAGGGTGCCGGCGGCCTGGGCCGCTCGCTCGCCCAGCAGCTGGCCGCCGCGGGCGAGAACGTGGTCGACGTGCCCTCCACCCTGTCGGCCCGGGCCCGGCTGCTGGCCACCGGAGGAGACCGCAAGACCGACGCCAAGGACGCTCTCCACGTCGCCCAGGTCGCCCTCTTCCGCCCCGACCTGCGTCCTGTGACTCGGGAGGACCAGACGACCATCCTGCGGCTGCTGACCGAGCGTCGAGACGACCTGGTCCACGAGCGCACCCGCGTCCTCAACCGACTCCACGCCGTCCTGCGTGATCTCCTGCCCGGCGGTGCCCCCACCGCGCTGTCGGCCGACAAGGCTGCCGCTTTGATGAAGGGGATCCGGCCGCTCACGGCCACCGACAACTGCCGCCGGGACATAGCCCGTGACCTGCTGGCCGACCTGCGCAGACTGGACCGGCAGGTCAAGGACAACGAAGCGGAGATGCGCGAAGCCGTCGCCGCGACTCGCACCACGCTCACCGCCCTGCCGGGCCTGGGCACCGTGCTGGCCGCGAAGGTCATCGGTCACATCGGGGACATCAGTCGGTTCCCCACCGAGCACCACTTCGCCAGCTACACCGGCAGCGCACCCCTGGACGCCTCCAGTGGCAACAACGTCCGCCACCGGCTCAACACCGGCGGCAACCGCGCGCTGAACTCTGTGTTGCACACGATCGCCGTCTGCCAGATCCGCGGCGGCGGGCGCGGGCAGGACTACTACCTCCGCAAGATCAGTGAGGGGAAGACACCTTCGGAAGCCCGAAGGGCCCTCAAACGACGTCTGTCCAACGTGGTCTACCGGATCATGAAACGAGACCACCGGAACCACCTTGCTCAAGCCGCTTGA
- a CDS encoding TOBE domain-containing protein yields the protein MPTYSIGQAARLLRVSPETVRRWADAGRLPMGRDGSGNRVIDSVGLARFVRERAADGERGEAAGPPTSVRNALTGIVTALTMDDVVARVEIQAGPHQVVSLVTREAVDELALAIGVTVVARVKSTSVHVERS from the coding sequence GTGCCGACGTACAGCATTGGCCAGGCAGCGCGCCTGTTGAGGGTGAGTCCGGAGACCGTGCGCCGCTGGGCGGACGCGGGCCGGCTGCCGATGGGGCGGGACGGCTCGGGGAACCGGGTGATCGACAGCGTGGGGCTCGCGCGGTTCGTGCGGGAGCGGGCGGCCGACGGCGAGCGGGGCGAGGCGGCCGGGCCGCCCACCTCCGTGCGCAACGCGCTCACTGGGATCGTCACGGCCCTGACGATGGACGACGTCGTGGCCCGGGTGGAGATCCAGGCCGGTCCGCACCAGGTCGTGTCCCTGGTGACCCGCGAGGCGGTGGACGAGCTGGCTCTGGCGATCGGGGTCACAGTCGTCGCGCGGGTGAAGTCGACGAGCGTGCACGTCGAGCGATCGTAG
- a CDS encoding PucR family transcriptional regulator, whose translation MHVEHLLQDESLGLRLLWAQDELLRREISGVTVTDLEDPARFVRPDEVVLSGLVWWSADGGRDKAERFVSGLKDAGAVALLAGEETHGSVPGDLVEACARYRVPVAGVPSHVMFRAITDAVYLRQWRGLSRHHALPEHVRVRLNRLVAKDADLALLLAAAFGHLDVAPAYVLTCTGRTVAATPGADPLPALEAAALPGSDVGATVPVEADVVTPYERWWLHLPDAAAAPPRLLHEITTVLGRCQQALSSRRATEHQKADELGRLLTDPEAGDVTSAWRACGLPAQGPYRVVVADTGARHEGLAKGALTEAVAHIAPAFAAVGRLPDGTAFAVLPEDAAAGLAEIWPLVAACEPEIVLHGGLASPATQPTGLPGALAEARYALSSARSTGSGISCLTDVTALTTLDTLLTGVPAEVRAAYSRTVLGSLLDTGSDSAAVLLNTLEVFLLHDGSWARTAEALHVHVNTVHYRIQRIEHFTSRDLSHLRDRLDLWAALLCRPDPGST comes from the coding sequence ATGCACGTCGAACACCTCCTTCAGGACGAGTCCCTCGGCCTGCGCCTGCTCTGGGCCCAGGACGAACTGCTGAGGCGCGAGATCAGCGGCGTCACCGTCACCGACCTGGAGGACCCCGCCCGCTTCGTCCGGCCCGACGAGGTCGTGCTCAGCGGACTCGTCTGGTGGAGCGCGGACGGGGGCAGGGACAAGGCCGAACGCTTCGTCTCCGGACTGAAGGACGCGGGCGCCGTTGCGCTGCTCGCCGGTGAGGAAACGCACGGCTCGGTCCCCGGCGATCTGGTCGAGGCGTGCGCACGGTATCGCGTCCCGGTCGCCGGCGTGCCGTCCCATGTAATGTTCCGCGCGATCACGGACGCCGTGTACCTGCGGCAGTGGCGCGGGCTGAGCCGTCACCACGCCTTGCCCGAGCACGTGCGTGTCCGGCTGAACCGACTGGTCGCGAAGGACGCCGACCTGGCCCTGCTCCTCGCCGCCGCCTTCGGACACCTCGACGTGGCCCCGGCGTACGTCCTGACCTGCACAGGCCGGACCGTCGCGGCCACGCCGGGCGCGGACCCGCTCCCCGCACTGGAGGCCGCTGCCCTGCCCGGGAGCGACGTCGGTGCGACGGTGCCGGTGGAGGCCGACGTCGTCACCCCGTACGAACGCTGGTGGCTGCACCTGCCGGACGCCGCTGCAGCACCACCGCGCCTGCTGCACGAGATCACCACCGTCCTGGGCCGCTGCCAGCAGGCCCTGAGCAGTCGACGAGCCACCGAGCACCAGAAGGCCGACGAGCTCGGGAGGCTGCTCACCGATCCCGAGGCCGGTGATGTGACCAGCGCCTGGCGGGCCTGCGGTCTCCCGGCGCAGGGCCCGTACCGCGTGGTCGTGGCCGACACGGGCGCACGGCACGAGGGACTGGCGAAAGGCGCGCTGACGGAAGCAGTCGCGCACATCGCACCAGCGTTCGCCGCGGTGGGGCGCCTGCCCGACGGAACCGCTTTCGCGGTGCTCCCCGAGGACGCTGCCGCCGGTCTGGCGGAGATATGGCCGCTGGTGGCCGCCTGCGAGCCGGAGATCGTCCTGCACGGAGGGCTCGCCTCACCGGCCACGCAGCCGACCGGGCTGCCCGGCGCCCTGGCCGAGGCTCGCTACGCTCTGTCCTCGGCACGGTCGACCGGATCGGGCATCTCGTGCCTGACCGATGTCACGGCCCTGACCACGCTGGACACGCTGCTCACCGGCGTACCGGCCGAGGTCCGCGCCGCCTACAGCCGTACCGTCCTCGGGTCGTTGCTCGACACGGGGAGCGACTCCGCCGCGGTGCTGCTGAACACCCTGGAGGTGTTCCTTCTCCATGACGGTTCCTGGGCCCGCACGGCGGAGGCGCTGCACGTCCACGTCAACACCGTGCACTACCGGATCCAGCGCATCGAGCACTTCACCAGCCGTGACCTGTCCCACCTCCGCGACCGCCTGGACCTGTGGGCGGCCCTGCTCTGTCGCCCGGATCCGGGCAGCACATAG
- a CDS encoding FAD binding domain-containing protein, whose amino-acid sequence MDLNTVMEIRDARHPAPWRPGDAWLGGGTYLFSEPQPHLRRLVDLSRTGWIPVQQHLDGSLEIAATCTVAELSAFAKGLAAEAAPLFEQCCRAFLASFKIWNMATVGGNLGNGLPAGPMISLTAGLDGECLLIAQEGSRRRIRVVDFITGAGCKILTEGELIRSVTLPARALACRTAFRQASLYGLGRSGVLIIGTLDPLDDSLAVTITASTVRPFRLWFPLPPTGEALRSAIGSAVADDEWFDDIHGLPDWRRHMTYRYAEEIRQELTQQEAR is encoded by the coding sequence ATGGACCTGAACACGGTGATGGAGATCCGGGACGCACGGCACCCGGCGCCCTGGCGGCCGGGGGATGCCTGGCTGGGCGGCGGGACGTATCTGTTCTCCGAACCGCAGCCGCATCTGCGTCGCCTGGTGGACCTCAGTCGCACCGGCTGGATCCCCGTGCAGCAGCACTTGGACGGCTCTCTGGAGATCGCGGCCACCTGCACGGTCGCCGAGTTGTCCGCCTTCGCGAAGGGGCTGGCGGCCGAGGCGGCGCCGCTGTTCGAGCAGTGCTGCCGGGCGTTCCTGGCGTCGTTCAAGATCTGGAACATGGCCACGGTCGGCGGGAATCTGGGCAACGGTCTACCGGCCGGCCCGATGATCTCCCTCACGGCCGGTCTGGACGGGGAGTGCCTGCTGATCGCGCAGGAGGGCTCACGGCGCCGGATCCGTGTCGTCGACTTCATCACCGGAGCGGGCTGCAAGATTCTGACGGAGGGTGAGTTGATACGGTCGGTGACTCTTCCGGCCCGCGCCCTGGCCTGCCGTACGGCGTTCCGGCAGGCGTCTTTGTACGGCCTCGGCCGGTCCGGTGTGCTGATCATCGGCACCCTGGACCCGCTCGACGACTCCCTCGCCGTCACCATCACCGCGTCGACGGTCCGCCCGTTCCGGCTGTGGTTCCCGCTGCCGCCGACCGGCGAGGCGCTGCGGTCGGCAATCGGTTCGGCCGTAGCCGACGACGAGTGGTTCGACGACATCCACGGGCTGCCCGATTGGCGGCGACACATGACGTACCGGTACGCGGAGGAGATCCGCCAGGAGCTGACACAGCAGGAGGCACGATGA
- a CDS encoding molybdopterin-dependent oxidoreductase: MKVEVNARSHEEEPRPGQCLRTYLRERGWFGVKKGCDQGDCGACTVHVDGKPVHSCLYPAFRADGHKVTTVEGLATPEGELHPVQQKFLDAQGFQCGFCTAGFLMTTAALDEDKLADLPRAFKGNLCRCTGYRAIEDAVRGVKNTEEPAPGESVGRSLPAPAGPQVVTGTARYTFDIDVPGLLHMKLLRSPHAHARIVDIDTSAALRVPGVHAVFTHHDAPERHFSTARHEHPTEDPDDTRVFDDRVRYIGQRVAAVVADSEGAAEEGCRRIDVTYEVLPAVLDPEEAMRPGAPVVHDKDPKIHRISRPENNVVGEAHGEIGDVAAGFAEADAVYEETFRTQRGQHASLETHGAVAWFDEDGRLTVRTSSQTPFLTRRALCALYDLSEDKVRVMAGRVGGGFGGKQEMLVEDIVALAVLKLRRPVKLEYTRAEQFYGATTRHPFTIHLKAGARRDGTLTALQLRVVANTGAYGNHGPAVMFHSVGESMAIYRALNKKVDAYSVYTHTVPAGAFRGYGLGQVMFAVESAFDELARRLGLDPLEFKARNVIGADEPMVTPGGHEEDLHIASYGLDQCIGIVRRAQADTDAGLPAPEGWLVGEGAALAMIATGPPGGHIADAKATLLPDGTFDLAVGTAEFGNGTTTVHKQIAAGELATTVDRITIRQSDTDVVRHDTGAFASTGTVVAGKATLRASRGLADMLLDFAAAHLRVPRAGCGLAEEAVQHPGGILTLKELYAAARAVGVELTADGNFGGTPRSVAFNAQWFKVAVDPGTGEIRILRSVHAADAGKVMNPMQCRGQVEGGIAQALGSTLFENVRINTQGKVETFAFRQYRLPQYADIPRTEVHFMETSDAIGPLGAKSMSESPFNPVAPAFANALRDATGIRFTELPFTRDRVWRAMHEAGVTDQSVSNSS; encoded by the coding sequence ATGAAGGTCGAGGTCAACGCACGGTCCCACGAGGAGGAACCCCGCCCCGGCCAGTGTCTGCGCACCTACCTGCGCGAACGCGGCTGGTTCGGCGTCAAGAAGGGCTGCGACCAGGGCGACTGCGGCGCCTGCACGGTCCACGTCGACGGAAAGCCGGTCCACAGCTGCCTCTACCCCGCGTTCCGCGCCGACGGCCACAAGGTCACCACCGTCGAGGGCCTGGCGACGCCGGAGGGCGAACTCCACCCCGTCCAGCAGAAGTTCCTCGACGCCCAGGGCTTCCAGTGCGGCTTCTGCACCGCCGGATTCCTGATGACCACGGCCGCCCTCGACGAGGACAAACTGGCTGACCTCCCAAGGGCCTTCAAGGGCAACCTGTGCCGCTGCACCGGCTACCGGGCCATCGAGGACGCCGTACGCGGAGTGAAGAACACCGAGGAACCGGCACCCGGCGAGTCCGTCGGCCGCAGCCTGCCCGCCCCGGCCGGACCGCAGGTGGTCACCGGCACCGCCCGCTACACCTTCGACATCGACGTGCCGGGCCTGCTGCACATGAAGCTGCTGCGCTCCCCCCACGCCCACGCCCGCATCGTCGACATCGACACCTCCGCCGCCCTGCGCGTCCCCGGCGTCCACGCCGTGTTCACCCATCACGACGCTCCGGAACGGCATTTCTCCACCGCCCGCCACGAGCACCCTACGGAGGACCCGGACGACACCCGTGTCTTCGACGACCGGGTCCGCTACATCGGCCAGCGCGTGGCGGCCGTCGTCGCCGACAGCGAGGGCGCGGCCGAGGAGGGCTGCCGGCGGATCGACGTGACGTACGAGGTGCTGCCCGCCGTCCTCGACCCCGAGGAGGCCATGCGGCCCGGAGCTCCCGTCGTCCATGACAAGGATCCGAAGATCCACCGCATCTCTCGCCCCGAGAACAATGTGGTCGGTGAGGCACACGGTGAGATCGGCGACGTGGCAGCCGGGTTCGCCGAGGCCGACGCCGTCTACGAGGAGACCTTCCGCACCCAGCGCGGGCAGCACGCCAGCCTGGAGACACACGGAGCGGTCGCCTGGTTCGACGAGGACGGTCGGCTCACCGTGCGCACCAGCTCCCAGACTCCCTTCCTCACACGCCGGGCCCTGTGCGCCCTGTACGACCTGTCCGAGGACAAGGTGCGCGTGATGGCGGGCCGGGTCGGCGGCGGGTTCGGCGGCAAGCAGGAGATGCTGGTCGAGGACATCGTGGCGCTGGCGGTGCTGAAGCTGCGCCGCCCGGTGAAACTCGAGTACACACGCGCCGAGCAGTTCTACGGCGCCACCACTCGACACCCCTTCACCATCCATCTGAAGGCGGGGGCCCGCCGCGACGGCACCCTCACCGCCCTCCAGCTGCGGGTCGTCGCCAACACGGGCGCGTACGGCAACCACGGACCTGCCGTGATGTTCCACAGTGTCGGGGAGTCGATGGCGATCTATCGCGCCCTGAACAAGAAGGTCGACGCCTACTCGGTGTACACGCACACCGTCCCGGCGGGCGCCTTCCGCGGCTACGGCCTCGGCCAGGTGATGTTCGCCGTCGAGTCCGCCTTCGACGAACTGGCCCGCCGACTCGGCCTGGATCCACTGGAGTTCAAGGCCCGTAACGTGATCGGCGCCGACGAGCCGATGGTCACTCCGGGCGGCCACGAGGAGGACCTGCACATCGCGAGCTACGGCCTCGACCAGTGCATCGGCATCGTGCGCCGGGCACAGGCGGACACCGATGCCGGCCTTCCCGCCCCGGAGGGCTGGCTGGTCGGCGAGGGGGCCGCCCTGGCGATGATCGCCACCGGGCCGCCTGGCGGCCACATCGCCGACGCCAAGGCCACTCTGCTGCCCGACGGCACCTTCGACCTGGCCGTCGGCACCGCGGAGTTCGGCAACGGCACCACCACCGTGCACAAGCAGATCGCGGCCGGGGAACTCGCCACCACCGTCGACCGGATCACCATCCGCCAGTCCGACACCGACGTCGTACGGCACGACACCGGCGCCTTCGCCTCCACCGGCACTGTCGTCGCCGGCAAGGCCACGCTACGTGCCTCCCGCGGGCTCGCCGACATGCTCCTCGACTTCGCCGCCGCCCACCTGCGCGTCCCGCGCGCAGGCTGCGGGCTCGCGGAAGAGGCCGTGCAGCATCCCGGCGGGATCCTGACGCTCAAGGAGCTGTACGCAGCCGCACGGGCGGTCGGCGTCGAGTTGACCGCCGACGGCAACTTCGGCGGCACCCCACGCTCGGTCGCCTTCAACGCCCAGTGGTTCAAGGTGGCGGTCGATCCGGGCACCGGCGAGATTCGCATCCTGCGCAGCGTGCACGCCGCCGACGCGGGCAAGGTCATGAACCCGATGCAGTGCCGCGGCCAGGTCGAGGGCGGGATCGCGCAAGCCCTCGGCTCCACGCTCTTCGAGAACGTCCGCATCAACACACAAGGCAAGGTCGAGACCTTCGCCTTCCGCCAGTACCGCCTCCCCCAGTACGCCGACATCCCGCGCACCGAGGTCCACTTCATGGAGACCTCGGACGCGATCGGCCCCCTCGGCGCCAAGTCGATGAGCGAGAGCCCCTTCAACCCCGTCGCCCCCGCCTTCGCCAACGCCCTGCGCGACGCCACCGGCATCCGCTTCACCGAGCTGCCCTTCACGCGCGACCGCGTGTGGCGGGCGATGCACGAGGCCGGTGTTACGGATCAGAGCGTCAGCAACTCCTCGTAG
- a CDS encoding ISL3 family transposase, whose translation MLTQIGLALAGRAGARLAAAVGITVGRDTLLRMVRALPEPEIGEVEVLGVDAYAFRKGRHYGTVLIDMATHRPLHLYDGREGEDLAAWLQDHPEVKVICRDRSSGYGEGARVGAPQAQQVADRYHLWANLGQAVEKTVNAHRSRLAEPLAGAEDGPGHLDTEPEVVQPSKELKIVTRLREQHATAHEMWAQGMSKAAIGRKLGLHQATVRKLVNVRFADDVVAKSLQRAHVVDPYVGYLHRRWNEGIRNAAQLHREIQELGYPGGELAVQRHLRRYRTGRGHAPAVGTKPLSVCEVTSWIMTHPEHLRDGDADKLHRLRERDPELDRLTGHVRKFAAMMTGRHGDRLDGWITEAEQDTLAPLASFARNLRRDLDAVRNGLSMPYSSGAVEGNINRLKMLKRQMLGRAGLDLLRKRVLLAR comes from the coding sequence TTGTTGACGCAGATCGGGTTGGCGCTGGCCGGCCGGGCCGGGGCCCGCCTGGCGGCCGCGGTCGGCATCACCGTGGGCAGGGACACCCTGCTGCGGATGGTCCGGGCCCTGCCCGAGCCGGAGATCGGCGAGGTTGAGGTGCTTGGTGTCGACGCCTATGCCTTCCGCAAGGGCCGCCACTACGGCACGGTGCTGATCGACATGGCCACCCACCGGCCGCTGCATCTCTACGACGGCCGCGAGGGCGAGGACCTGGCTGCCTGGCTCCAAGACCATCCCGAGGTGAAGGTCATCTGCCGGGACCGCTCCAGTGGTTACGGGGAGGGCGCGCGGGTCGGGGCGCCGCAGGCCCAGCAGGTCGCGGACCGATATCACTTGTGGGCCAACCTCGGTCAAGCGGTTGAGAAGACGGTCAACGCCCACCGCTCCCGCCTGGCAGAGCCGCTTGCCGGAGCGGAAGACGGCCCCGGCCACCTGGATACGGAGCCTGAGGTGGTGCAGCCGTCGAAGGAGCTGAAGATCGTGACCCGGCTTCGTGAGCAGCATGCCACCGCCCACGAGATGTGGGCGCAGGGGATGTCGAAGGCGGCGATCGGCCGGAAGCTCGGGCTGCACCAGGCCACTGTCCGCAAGCTGGTCAACGTCCGCTTCGCTGATGATGTCGTCGCCAAGAGCCTGCAGCGGGCGCATGTCGTCGACCCGTACGTCGGCTACCTGCACCGACGCTGGAACGAAGGCATAAGAAATGCCGCACAGCTCCACCGGGAGATCCAGGAACTCGGCTATCCCGGAGGCGAGTTGGCCGTCCAGCGTCATCTTCGGCGCTACCGCACCGGGCGCGGACACGCACCCGCCGTCGGCACCAAGCCTCTCTCGGTCTGCGAGGTCACCTCATGGATCATGACTCATCCCGAACACCTTCGCGATGGGGATGCCGACAAGCTGCACCGCTTGCGTGAGCGCGACCCCGAGCTGGACCGGCTCACCGGCCACGTCAGGAAGTTCGCCGCCATGATGACCGGACGCCACGGCGACCGCCTTGACGGCTGGATCACCGAAGCCGAACAGGACACCCTGGCCCCGCTGGCTTCCTTCGCCCGCAACCTCCGCCGTGATCTCGATGCCGTCCGCAATGGCCTGTCCATGCCCTACAGTTCCGGCGCCGTGGAGGGCAACATCAACCGGCTGAAGATGCTGAAACGACAGATGCTCGGCCGGGCTGGCCTCGATCTCCTTCGCAAACGCGTCCTGCTCGCACGATGA
- a CDS encoding IS701 family transposase, whose translation MTARRPCPPAPGPLEDYAARFDDLFFSLAQRRGFREYLTGLLAPRERNKTITCLAGAEPVAGAGMPGVQRLQFFLSESPWEVELVNDRRLELLREQPATAPHDGGVIVIDDSGDRKDGMATAHVGRQWLGRLGKTDNGIVTVTTVWTDGRVYYPLHATPYTPAHHFDRGRSDPSFRTKPQLAAALAARGKEAGFGCRAVVADCAYSVSDDWYLALREAGLPYVVALKPRNGVWAPAHEPHTPIEAAHALTWKDARRPGDWTAVERHFRDGHTETWWAADARLGGYGPDSPCRLVVATTDPASLPEKATWYLATNLPHPDAPHATTSPHPPADLAEIIRLYGLRPWIEQSYKQIKDELGWADFQVRSDRAIRRHQTLVNCAFSFCWDQWFAPPGPLDATAPDPCPDEGPERGPSHTPPAPTALLAKGLTGHPLLAHPRHHPYPMVASLDGRRPTLRTPGADRRGHHRTRH comes from the coding sequence ATGACTGCTCGCCGTCCGTGTCCGCCTGCGCCGGGGCCGTTGGAGGACTACGCGGCCCGGTTCGACGACCTCTTCTTCAGTCTCGCCCAGCGGCGGGGGTTTCGCGAGTACCTGACCGGGCTGCTGGCGCCGCGGGAGCGGAACAAGACGATCACCTGTCTGGCCGGGGCGGAGCCGGTGGCCGGTGCGGGGATGCCGGGGGTGCAGCGGCTGCAGTTCTTCCTGTCCGAGTCGCCCTGGGAGGTCGAGCTGGTCAACGACCGGCGGCTTGAACTGCTGCGAGAGCAGCCGGCGACCGCTCCGCACGACGGTGGGGTCATCGTGATCGACGACTCCGGGGACCGCAAGGACGGCATGGCCACCGCGCACGTGGGCAGGCAGTGGCTGGGCCGGTTGGGCAAGACGGACAACGGCATCGTCACAGTGACCACGGTGTGGACCGACGGCCGCGTGTACTACCCGCTGCACGCGACTCCCTACACCCCTGCCCACCACTTCGACCGCGGCCGCTCGGATCCGTCCTTCCGCACGAAACCGCAGCTGGCCGCTGCCCTCGCGGCCCGCGGGAAGGAGGCGGGCTTCGGCTGCCGGGCGGTGGTCGCCGACTGCGCCTACTCCGTCAGCGACGACTGGTACCTCGCGCTGCGCGAAGCCGGCCTGCCCTACGTAGTAGCCCTCAAGCCGCGCAACGGTGTCTGGGCCCCAGCCCACGAGCCGCACACTCCCATCGAAGCCGCACACGCCCTGACCTGGAAGGATGCCAGGCGTCCCGGCGACTGGACAGCTGTGGAGCGTCACTTCCGCGACGGGCACACCGAGACCTGGTGGGCCGCCGACGCCCGCCTGGGCGGCTACGGACCCGACTCACCCTGCCGACTGGTCGTGGCCACCACCGACCCGGCCAGCCTGCCGGAGAAAGCCACCTGGTACCTGGCCACCAACCTGCCCCACCCCGACGCACCCCACGCCACCACCAGCCCGCACCCGCCGGCCGACCTCGCCGAGATCATCCGCCTCTACGGACTACGGCCCTGGATCGAGCAGAGCTACAAACAGATCAAGGACGAACTCGGCTGGGCCGACTTCCAAGTCCGCTCCGACCGCGCTATCCGCCGCCACCAAACCCTGGTCAACTGCGCCTTCTCCTTCTGCTGGGACCAGTGGTTCGCCCCACCGGGCCCCCTGGACGCCACCGCGCCCGACCCGTGCCCCGACGAGGGGCCAGAGAGGGGGCCCAGCCATACCCCTCCAGCCCCAACCGCCCTGCTGGCCAAGGGCCTTACGGGCCATCCGCTCCTGGCTCACCCCCGCCATCACCCTTACCCGATGGTGGCGAGCCTGGACGGACGCCGACCCACCCTGCGAACTCCAGGCGCTGATCGACGCGGTCACCACAGGACACGGCATTGA
- a CDS encoding IS630 family transposase (programmed frameshift), with protein MRYAQGGGLTAERRRFRERIRYEAGERFARGERTAAIAKDLRVSERSVERWRRTWRESGMAALASAGPPKLPKLSDEQFTELEKELALGPAAHGWEDQRWTLARIRALIARKFRLDCSSAAVWRLLHRHGWSWQCPARRALERDEQAVGLWKKDVAAGGMTAAALGAYIVFEDEAGFSMTPPRARTWGRRGHTAVVRVRGRSWRRWSIAAMCCYKPGETSRLIYRTRRHRKHKGKGRDTFAWSDYRDLVVRAHIQLQAPIVLIWDNLNTHRAAGMRDYAAAHDWLTIIQLPSYAPDLNPAEGVWSLLRRGPLANTAFTDDEHLERTLRRGLRHIQLRPDLIDGCFAGTGLTLTHQPTTIRRAQ; from the exons ATGCGGTATGCGCAGGGTGGTGGACTGACCGCGGAGCGGCGGCGGTTTCGCGAGCGAATCCGGTACGAGGCCGGTGAACGGTTCGCTCGTGGTGAGAGAACCGCGGCGATCGCGAAGGATCTGCGGGTCAGTGAGCGGTCGGTGGAACGCTGGCGTCGCACCTGGCGGGAGAGCGGAATGGCCGCGCTCGCGTCCGCGGGGCCGCCAAAACTGCCCAAGCTGTCCGACGAACAGTTCACCGAGCTGGAGAAGGAGCTGGCGCTGGGGCCGGCCGCGCATGGCTGGGAGGACCAGCGCTGGACCCTGGCCCGGATCAGAGCGTTGATCGCCCGGAAGTTCCGGCTGGACTGCTCGTCGGCGGCGGTGTGGCGGCTGCTGCACCGGCACGGCTGGTCCTGGCAGTGTCCCGCCCGCCGGGCCCTGGAGCGCGACGAGCAGGCGGTGGGCCTGTGGAAGAAGGAT GTGGCCGCAGGCGGAATGACTGCGGCGGCGCTGGGCGCGTACATCGTCTTCGAGGACGAGGCCGGGTTCTCGATGACGCCGCCACGCGCCCGCACCTGGGGCCGGCGTGGACACACGGCGGTGGTGCGGGTGCGCGGCCGCTCCTGGCGCCGCTGGTCGATCGCCGCCATGTGCTGCTACAAACCGGGCGAGACCTCCCGTCTGATCTATCGGACGCGCCGCCACCGCAAGCACAAGGGCAAAGGACGAGACACCTTCGCCTGGAGCGACTACCGCGACCTGGTCGTCCGCGCCCACATCCAGCTCCAGGCACCCATCGTGCTGATCTGGGACAATCTCAACACCCATCGGGCCGCCGGAATGCGCGACTACGCGGCCGCGCACGACTGGCTCACCATCATCCAACTGCCCTCATACGCACCGGACTTGAATCCGGCCGAAGGTGTCTGGTCGCTGTTACGGCGCGGCCCCCTGGCCAACACCGCCTTCACCGACGACGAACACCTTGAACGAACCCTCCGCCGGGGCCTACGCCACATCCAACTCCGTCCTGACCTGATCGACGGCTGCTTTGCAGGCACCGGACTCACACTCACCCACCAGCCGACAACAATCCGAAGAGCTCAGTAA